The following coding sequences lie in one Stenotrophomonas rhizophila genomic window:
- the tsf gene encoding translation elongation factor Ts: MEITASLVKELRERTGAGMMECKKALVENGGNIDASAEWLRKSGLAKADKKADRVAAEGIIVAAQDGNKAVLVEVNSETDFVAKDSNFLDFTKAVGATALSSGAADIDALKAAKLPTGETIEEARAAVIAKVGEKVDVRRIVRLESTNNVAAYVHGGRIGVLVELAGGDAELARGLAMHVAAMNPPHNKAADVPAEFVAKEKEIELAKMTDKDKSKPADILEKIISGKIAKIVNEVTLYGQPYVLDTNQSVEQVLKAAGADVVGFKRLAVGEGIEKVVEDYAAEVMKQAGLA, from the coding sequence CACTGCTTCCCTGGTCAAGGAACTGCGCGAGCGCACTGGCGCCGGCATGATGGAGTGCAAGAAGGCACTCGTCGAAAACGGCGGCAACATCGACGCCTCGGCCGAATGGCTGCGCAAGTCCGGCCTGGCCAAGGCCGACAAGAAGGCTGACCGCGTGGCTGCCGAAGGCATCATCGTGGCTGCACAGGACGGCAACAAGGCCGTGCTGGTGGAAGTCAACTCGGAAACCGACTTCGTCGCCAAGGACAGCAACTTCCTGGACTTCACCAAGGCTGTCGGCGCTACCGCGCTGAGCTCCGGTGCTGCCGACATCGACGCACTGAAGGCCGCCAAGCTGCCGACCGGTGAGACGATCGAAGAAGCCCGCGCCGCGGTGATTGCCAAGGTCGGCGAGAAGGTCGACGTGCGTCGCATCGTGCGTCTGGAATCGACCAACAACGTTGCTGCCTACGTGCACGGCGGCCGCATCGGCGTGCTGGTGGAACTGGCCGGCGGCGACGCCGAGCTGGCCCGTGGCCTGGCCATGCACGTGGCTGCGATGAACCCGCCGCACAACAAGGCGGCCGATGTGCCGGCCGAGTTCGTTGCGAAGGAAAAGGAAATCGAGCTGGCCAAGATGACCGACAAGGACAAGTCCAAGCCGGCCGACATCCTGGAAAAGATCATCAGCGGCAAGATCGCCAAGATCGTGAACGAAGTGACGCTGTACGGCCAGCCGTACGTGCTGGACACCAACCAGTCGGTCGAGCAGGTGCTGAAGGCTGCCGGCGCGGACGTGGTGGGCTTCAAGCGCCTGGCCGTTGGCGAAGGCATCGAGAAGGTGGTGGAAGACTACGCCGCCGAAGTGATGAAGCAGGCCGGTCTGGCCTGA
- a CDS encoding AIM24 family protein yields MAVKTLQEFLSTTQEKDVSADAFELESPHMLEVRVDGMVWAKAGSMVARKGGVKFTRQGLLEQGLGTLLKKMVTGEGLQLMKVEGQGRVYLADAGKQVTLLRLAGESIFVNGNDVLAFETGIASKITMMKKVAGMLSGGLFNIQLSGHGIVAMTSHYEPMTLPVNAQTGPVFTDPNATVAWSGSLVPEIVADISLGTLVGRGSGESLQMRFAGEGWVVVQPYEEVSFQSKG; encoded by the coding sequence ATGGCCGTAAAGACGTTGCAGGAGTTTTTGTCCACCACCCAGGAGAAGGATGTCAGCGCGGATGCGTTCGAGCTGGAAAGCCCGCACATGCTGGAGGTCCGGGTGGATGGGATGGTCTGGGCAAAGGCCGGTTCGATGGTGGCGCGCAAGGGCGGGGTGAAGTTCACCCGGCAGGGGCTGCTGGAGCAGGGGCTGGGCACGCTGCTGAAGAAGATGGTGACCGGGGAGGGTCTGCAGTTGATGAAGGTGGAGGGCCAGGGGCGGGTGTACCTGGCCGACGCGGGCAAGCAGGTGACGTTGCTGCGGCTGGCGGGGGAGTCGATTTTCGTGAACGGCAATGATGTGCTGGCCTTCGAGACGGGGATCGCGTCGAAGATCACGATGATGAAGAAGGTGGCGGGGATGCTGTCGGGCGGTCTGTTCAACATTCAGTTGAGCGGGCACGGGATCGTGGCGATGACGTCGCACTACGAGCCGATGACGCTGCCGGTGAACGCGCAGACGGGTCCGGTGTTCACCGATCCGAACGCGACGGTGGCCTGGTCGGGGTCGCTGGTGCCGGAGATCGTGGCGGACATTTCGTTGGGCACGCTGGTGGGGCGCGGGTCGGGCGAGAGCCTGCAGATGCGGTTTGCCGGCGAGGGCTGGGTGGTGGTGCAGCCGTACGAGGAAGTGTCGTTCCAGTCCAAGGGGTGA
- a CDS encoding GGDEF domain-containing protein — protein MPPELTAALALCRNLPSPPGIALRIIELAQDPEADITTAADIIAIDMALSARMLRIANSPLYASRRRIENLGQALTMLGLNATVSLALGFTVTQGLTAPGDGQDLRERAWRRSILSALAASLLGQARGLRKAEELMLAGLLQDLGILVLAQAQPDTYLPLLRQAADNDALVALEREHLQCTHADVGALMAEQWDLPRYLVDSIARSESPAAAEDNFQTCVALSGAVADIWLSADADAAREHALHLVHETLQLDSAQFDQVLARISDALPDISALFETPLLSPSRVQQLIDHAQELATLRNLREMQDAAQARQRADEFEARANRLAEQAHRDALTGVLNRRQLEAVLEQEFLRATRHGWPLSVAFIDLDDFKKINDAHGHLMGDQVLRVFAGKLQEQLRTSDTVARFGGEEFIALLPNTTELVALEVVRRVLANIVNTPMAEVPDGPLFVTFSAGVATQGGYERFADVQDLLKAADDVLYRSKNLGRNRVIARSPGTAPA, from the coding sequence ATGCCTCCCGAGCTGACAGCCGCCCTGGCGCTCTGCCGCAACCTGCCCTCGCCGCCCGGTATTGCCCTGCGCATCATCGAACTGGCCCAGGACCCGGAAGCGGACATCACCACCGCCGCCGACATCATCGCCATCGACATGGCGCTGAGCGCGCGCATGCTGCGCATCGCCAACTCGCCGTTGTATGCCAGCCGCCGCCGCATCGAAAACCTCGGCCAGGCACTGACCATGCTCGGCTTGAATGCCACCGTCAGCCTCGCGCTCGGCTTCACCGTCACCCAGGGCCTCACCGCGCCCGGCGACGGCCAGGACCTGCGCGAACGTGCGTGGCGGCGCAGCATTCTCAGCGCCCTGGCCGCCAGCCTGCTGGGCCAGGCGCGCGGCCTGCGCAAGGCCGAAGAACTGATGCTGGCCGGCCTGCTGCAGGACCTCGGCATCCTGGTGCTGGCCCAGGCCCAGCCCGACACCTACCTGCCGCTGCTGCGCCAGGCCGCGGACAACGACGCGCTGGTGGCGCTTGAGCGCGAACACCTGCAGTGCACCCATGCCGACGTCGGCGCCCTGATGGCCGAGCAATGGGACCTGCCGCGCTACCTGGTGGACAGCATCGCCCGCAGCGAATCGCCTGCCGCGGCCGAAGACAACTTCCAGACCTGCGTGGCCCTGTCCGGTGCCGTCGCCGATATCTGGCTCAGCGCCGACGCCGACGCTGCGCGCGAGCACGCCCTGCACCTGGTCCACGAAACGCTGCAGCTGGACAGTGCCCAGTTCGACCAGGTGCTGGCCCGCATCAGCGACGCCCTGCCCGACATCAGCGCCCTGTTCGAGACGCCGTTGCTGTCGCCCTCGCGCGTGCAGCAGCTGATCGACCACGCCCAGGAACTGGCGACCCTGCGCAACCTGCGCGAAATGCAGGATGCCGCCCAGGCCCGCCAGCGCGCCGACGAGTTCGAAGCGCGTGCCAACCGGTTGGCCGAACAGGCCCACCGCGACGCACTGACCGGCGTGCTCAACCGGCGCCAGCTGGAGGCGGTGCTGGAACAGGAATTCCTGCGTGCCACCCGTCACGGCTGGCCCCTGTCGGTGGCGTTCATCGACCTGGATGACTTCAAGAAGATCAACGACGCCCACGGCCACCTGATGGGCGACCAGGTACTGCGCGTGTTCGCCGGCAAGCTGCAGGAGCAGCTGCGCACCAGCGATACCGTGGCCCGCTTCGGCGGCGAGGAATTCATCGCGCTGCTGCCCAACACCACCGAACTGGTTGCACTCGAGGTGGTCCGCCGGGTGCTGGCCAACATCGTCAATACGCCGATGGCCGAGGTGCCCGACGGCCCCCTGTTCGTGACCTTCTCGGCCGGCGTAGCCACCCAGGGCGGCTACGAGCGTTTCGCCGATGTTCAGGACCTGCTGAAGGCCGCCGACGACGTGCTCTACCGCTCCAAGAACCTGGGCCGCAACCGTGTCATCGCGCGCTCTCCGGGAACGGCGCCGGCGTGA
- the pyrH gene encoding UMP kinase — protein sequence MSSLAYRRILLKVSGEALMGDEDYGIDPKVINRLAREVIEAQQAGAEVALVIGGGNIFRGAGLAAGGMDRVTGDQMGMLATVINALAMQDALEKLGAKARVMSAIKINDVCEDYIRRRAIRHLEKGRLVIFAAGVGSPFFTTDSGAALRAIEIGADLLLKATKVDGVYDKDPNKYSDAVRFDSLTYDEVIRRGLEVMDTAAFALARDSDLPLRVFDMGQPGELLKILHGDNIGTLVRGRDQAA from the coding sequence ATGTCCAGTCTTGCCTATCGCCGCATCCTGCTGAAAGTTTCCGGGGAGGCGCTGATGGGAGACGAGGACTACGGCATCGACCCCAAGGTCATCAACCGCCTGGCCCGTGAGGTCATCGAAGCCCAGCAGGCCGGCGCGGAAGTGGCCCTGGTCATCGGCGGCGGCAACATCTTCCGCGGCGCCGGCCTGGCGGCCGGCGGCATGGACCGCGTCACCGGCGACCAGATGGGCATGCTGGCCACCGTGATCAACGCGCTGGCCATGCAGGACGCGCTGGAAAAGCTCGGCGCCAAGGCGCGCGTGATGAGCGCCATCAAGATCAACGACGTGTGCGAGGACTACATCCGCCGCCGCGCCATCCGCCACCTGGAGAAGGGCCGGCTGGTGATCTTCGCGGCCGGCGTCGGCAGCCCGTTCTTCACCACCGATTCCGGCGCTGCCCTGCGCGCCATCGAGATCGGCGCGGACCTGCTGCTGAAGGCCACCAAGGTCGACGGCGTGTACGACAAGGACCCCAACAAGTACAGCGATGCGGTCCGCTTCGACAGCCTGACCTACGACGAAGTGATCCGCCGCGGCCTGGAAGTGATGGACACCGCCGCCTTCGCCCTGGCGCGCGACAGCGACCTGCCGCTGCGCGTGTTCGACATGGGCCAGCCGGGCGAACTGCTGAAGATCCTGCACGGCGACAACATCGGCACCCTGGTGCGCGGTCGCGACCAGGCTGCCTGA
- the frr gene encoding ribosome recycling factor encodes MLNDIKQDAQTRMAKSIDALKHTLTSIRTGRASPALLDRITVKAYGTDTPLNQVASISVSEGHSLVITLFDKGMIKDVEKAIYASDLGLTPNVAGTVIRLNLPPPTEERRKELGKQVQKEGEGAKIAIRNIRQDANKAIATLIKDKAISEDDKKRGEDDIQKLTDKSIKDVDSVVAEKEKELMSV; translated from the coding sequence ATGCTCAACGATATCAAGCAGGACGCGCAGACGCGCATGGCCAAGAGCATCGATGCTCTGAAGCACACCCTGACCTCCATCCGCACCGGCCGCGCCTCGCCGGCGCTGCTGGACCGCATCACGGTCAAGGCTTACGGCACCGACACCCCGCTGAACCAGGTCGCCTCGATCAGCGTGTCCGAAGGCCATTCCCTGGTCATCACCCTGTTCGACAAGGGCATGATCAAGGACGTCGAGAAGGCGATCTACGCCTCCGACCTCGGCCTGACCCCGAACGTGGCCGGCACCGTGATCCGCCTCAACCTGCCGCCGCCGACCGAAGAGCGCCGCAAGGAGCTGGGCAAGCAGGTGCAGAAGGAAGGCGAAGGCGCCAAGATCGCCATCCGCAACATCCGCCAGGACGCCAACAAGGCCATCGCCACCCTGATCAAGGACAAGGCGATCAGCGAAGACGACAAGAAGCGCGGCGAAGACGACATCCAGAAGTTGACCGACAAGTCGATCAAGGACGTCGATAGTGTCGTGGCCGAAAAAGAAAAGGAACTGATGTCGGTCTGA